A DNA window from Solanum lycopersicum chromosome 3, SLM_r2.1 contains the following coding sequences:
- the LOC138347558 gene encoding uncharacterized protein, whose translation MAAPPTPQERASQTRPSLFNGKYYGWWKNCMMDHLLGENPDLWVVMFDGPTIPMKNGIDGTTQVPKDRKEWNAADKLAIQNNAKAKKILICGIGPDEYNRISSCQDAKSIWKILQTSHEGTTQVKKSKIYDLNRQYELFGMAESETI comes from the coding sequence ATGGCTGCACCACCTACACCACAAGAAAGAGCTTCTCAAACTCGACCATCGCTGTTTAATGGAAAGTATTATGGATGGTGGAAGAATTGCATGATGGATCATTTACTAGGAGAAAATCCAGACCTATGGGTAGTCATGTTTGACGGTCCAACCATACCCATGAAGAATGGAATTGATGGAACCACTCAAGTACCAAAAGATAGGAAAGAATGGAATGCTGCAGATAAACTTGCAATTCAGAACAATGCTAAAGCAAAAAAGATCTTGATATGCGGAATAGGTCCAGATGAATACAATCGAATATCATCATGTCAAGATGCAAAATCAATATGGAAAATACTGCAAACTTCTCATGAAGGAACAACTCAGGTAAAGAAGTCTAAAATTTATGACTTGAACAGACAATACGAACTGTTTGGAATGGCAGAAAGTGAAACAATCTAA